The Fusarium poae strain DAOMC 252244 chromosome 2, whole genome shotgun sequence nucleotide sequence GAACACGAAAACCAACCTGATGGAGTATGGGATGTCATGTGTTTCTTGTCTACAACAGGGGGAAGAGCCCGCGTGTGTTTACGATAGACAGGGGTTTTTAGAGCATTTCCATCAATGTGAAGGCGCTCAAAGGGAGTGGAAGCAACATTTGAGGGAAGGATTACGCCTTTGGAGAAACAGCTATGCCAGTCATAAGTGTTTCCGTTAAACGAATCAATATAATAATCCTTCCAAAGGTATTCAAGGCTAAAGtgaaatgaatgaatgacagCATGAAGTTGTTGAACTATGCTAATGATCATGTACAAAAATGAGTCGATATGGGCCTCAAACTTTCCCAGCCGAGTTGGAGAAGTGACCAACAGTGAATGGATATTGCTTAGCAAGAAGCAACGCTGGGAACGTTCTGGCAGCTGTCGTACTTCTTACCACCGGAAACCTGAACATTGGACCAGGTCCAGTTAGTGCAAGCTCCCTTGCCACAGACAATAGCAGCATTCTTCCCCTTGGAGTCAACGGCATTCTTGCCCTTTATGTTCTTAAGGGTGAGGCTGGTAATAGGAAGACCGCTGGTAGGGTTGCCGTGAAGGTCACCACCGTCGTAGTTCTGCTCGACGAGAATGCCGTACTTCTGGATCTTGGATAGGGTAATATCGGAGTAAGTGACCTTGTTGATCTTGCCGGTGTGGTTCTTGAAAGCCTTGACGCGGATACCGTTGGCCGAGTTGGTAACTTCAGAGTTGAGGAATTGGACGTTGTCAACGACGTTGTCATCGCGGCCTCCGACGCTGCCGATTGAAAGACCGTGACCACCATGGCAGTAACCGTTCTTGAAGATAATGTTCTATTATGGTTAGCAATCTCTCATCTCAGAACCTTGCCAGTCGAACTTACCTTTCCAGAGTTGACAGCAACACAATCATCCTGGTTGTAGACCTTGGCGCCATCAATAGTGACACCAGTAGAGGAACCAATGTCGAAGGCATCTGTGTTATGACCACCCTGAGAGTCACCAGCCTTGTTATCGAGGGTGAacttgttgatctcgagaCCGTTAACGCCGTTAATGCTGACAGCCTGGACAGGGGTGTTCTTGACATAAAGGTTGTTGATCTTGGAGTCGGTAAGCTTGTGAGCAGAGAAGaacttgggcttcgtaatgCCACCGTTTCCACCCTTGCCATCCCAGTACTTCTCTCCACCAGCGTTGAGAATAGCACCAGATCCTTCAACTGTGATCTTGTTTCCAGAGATCTTCATAAGAGGGCCCTTCCACTCCTTGTAGCCCCAGGTTGTAGTGCCTTTGAAGATGACCTTGGTGTTGTCCTTCAACTTGCTGAGATCGAGAGTCTCGCCACTGGGGACAGCGACATTATCGAGGACAATAGTGGCGCAAGAAGCCTGAGATTTGCTGGCCTTGGAGGCACCGCCGGAGCCGGAGAAGGTGCAGCTGCTCGCACGCTTGTCGTAGGCGTGAACATCGGGAGCCTGGGTAATGGCCGGAGCTGAAGGAGCGGCGACAGCGCTGCCAGCCAGGGCAGCCACAAGAACGAAACCGAGCTTAGTCATGCTGAAGATGATAAAATGGCTAATGAGCGTTGAAATGAACGAATGTGTTTGTCAAGAAGTCTGAACCTTTGACCGGCAAATGGAATGTGCTAATGTgtgttgttttgtttcttgtATCTGGATTCTTGCAACAGCCTTATATACGATCGTCTTACATGAACGCCGAGCCAGAGAATGCATGGCCAAATCCCGCTATACCCGAGCTTCTCTCCTTCGAGAAGCATCATCACTATTAGATCTGTAATGGAGCTTGTTTATCCTCCAATAATACAGAGCGCCGAGCCGTCAATACGGACCGAGTTAAATGAAAGGGCATGGCCTGAGAGTATAGATCCTGCACGGATTTCAATGTAGACCGACAAGAGTGTCCACTTCCCCATAGCGTTGAAGGATGTGGATATCAATCGCCGCGTGTTCCGGTGGACGGGTGGAGCGTCTCATATCCGCGATGGCCGAGTATCCGGAGTAGCGCTTCTTGGCGGCTATCAAATACTTTGATAGGTTCGATTTATCCGTTTCAGGATATTCAAAGTCATCCGAACTTGAAAATAACGTATCATCATATTATCGGGTTTCTTTATTGGGCAAGGTAGCTATCCATCTTCTATGAGGAGCCAAGTCTACCTTGTGTTCAGTCAATGGGTCAGTTCTACTATATTGACACTGCAATGATGAATGATAAAGACCTAAGGTGAAATTGCTATGAAATAgtccatcttcatcatgggATACTTGATTTGTTGGTAGTATCATCTCCCTTCACATCCAGTCTCATCACAGCCGCATGGCCCTTTGTAGAGTCGGACTCAATGAACCAATAATCGTGCACCAGTCCAAACCCAGATTTCTCATAGCACTTCATTGCTGCGACAGACTCAAAGTTAACGATTAGGACCAGCATGACCTTGTTCTCGTCATGTGTTCCAGCCACAAATTGCTTGGCATATTCAACAAGTCTGTTCGCTAGACCCTTGCGTCTCTGAAGGGGAGGCACGTAGATTGCGTTGAGGACATACGCCCATTTGATGTCAGTTCCAAGTGGGCCAAAGTCGAGGCATCCTGGCTCAAAATTCTGCTGTTGTTCCCATGTTTTCGCGGCCGTCATAGCGTCGAACGGGCCGCATGAGACGAGTGAAGCAAGCCATGGTGAGTTGAGGATCAGCGAAAGGTCACTCACTGACCCAGTATCGGGGTTGGAGACGATGACGATATTGACCACAAGCGGGTTGCTAAAACGCGCCTCCCATTTCTCCTTTGGCAATTCAACTTCCTCGGCGTAAGTTGAGCTGAAGGACTGTGGAGATAAGTCTAGTGCTGATAATCTGAAGGATCTGTACTTGTCGATGAGTTTGTCCCATTGAATCGGGTCAGATAGAGACCTTGGCAAGATGACTGCTTTGCTTGCCATGCTGTCTTCTTGAATGACTGTATTTACTTTTCTATAAATTGTTGTATGATTGTGAAAGACAAAGAGCCTTTCCTGCGTCATTCAGTATTATCGTGAACGAATTGGGACGATGAGTCACATGCCCTTCTGGGAGGATCTATGCTGACAAGGTCGCCGCTATACTATAGTCGGCTTATAGTTATACATACTCCCTGTGGTCTCCTCAAGAACTTATAGCAATACGCCAATCATTTCACAGCATAATAACTCAATCAACCACGACGCCGAACTACATTCACAAGGCAGGTATCAAGTCCAAAGATCATATCAATTAGCCAACGTACCAGCAATCAATTCACTGGTGTCTTATTCAATTTCCATCGGGTACCTCAAAATGTGACAGAATGTCAATattgttttcttttgttGTTTTCTCCTGTATTTTACTAGTAAATACCAGTCCAAGCCTCTCAATAAATAGAATGTACATACATTATACAGGGATCAGGTAGAGCGCGGCAAGAGATGGTAGTTGAGATATCACAGAATAGAAGGCCGTGTGTTCGCCCATGAAGAACAAATCAAAAGCCAGAATGTCTATTGTAATTCGCCTCAAAGGAGTGTCTATTTAGGTATCCGCTAGCAGGACAAGGCGAATTGTGTGAGACGTGGCCGAATTTCCAACCCAATCCTCCAAGAAATGAAATGTCAAATTGGCACAGATCTATGCCTTTGTGGGAAGATCAGAGAGGTCAATGCATCGCAGAGCTGCGAGCTGCAAAATGCTACCGACAAGTGTGGGGAGACTCTCGACACTGCGTTATCTCGGTTAGTCGTTTTCAAGACGTTGTTCTTTTTGGACTTGGCATACCAGTCAAGAAGATCACCGACGGTAGGGGGGGATCCGGATCCAAGGTTGGGGAAGCACCGGCCGATGTTGGCAACATTTCGGAGGCAGTCGATGTCGAGAGGAAGAACATCAAAATCGGGCAACTGCCTCTGCTCGACGGATGGAGGAGTGACAGCCGCAATGGCCATGGCAGGAAGAGCAAGGATGAGAGAGGCCTTCATTTTTATGATGTGATTGGGAAGGATGTGAGAGATCAGAGTAGTTGTTGTTTGGAAGTGATGATAGAAGAGTGTGATTGTGAGTGCTGATGATGGAGTACTGAAGCAGGATGAGTGCCGTCTTTTATAGATTTCGATATCGTAGGAACTTGCCTCTCAAATGGGGGCTGATTGAATAGTCTTCTCAAGAGGACAAATTTGAACACGTTTACATCTGCATAGACTCAAACAGGCCCGAAGCTCTTGGTAGAGCGTCACCATTCGTTGAGAGACATGATTAGAGCTGCGTAACTGGTTGAGCCTGACTGACAGTTGCACATTTTCGCATCCGTCCTTCGTACAGGCTTGTGGAGCTCTACACCCGATAGCTCACATTATCAACATACACGCCGTGGGTCTGTTTTACTCTTTTGGGGCGGCAGCATGATCTGTCCGGTATGTGATATTTGTTCGGGGTAATCATCATGACACTCCCTGCAAGACTGAGACTCACATCTACTCTGTGTTATGATCTCGGCTAGATTCACAGTGGTTGACTACAGTGTGGGGATATATCATCGTCGTTACTCCGTTTGTTAACAGCACGGCATGCTTGTCGACACTGAGAATGGAATACGTTAACTGAATTATCCCTTTCACAAGATCTATCTCTATGTTTGGTCGAGCGTATCGACCAACGGACTAGAGCCTTTGCGAGCCACGTTGTCGATAAAAGCCGTTTGGGAGACGACAACACACTGGCCTTGAGGTTTTCATAATCGAGACACTAGTAGAATCTATTAGGTTTTCCGCTGGCAGGGAGGCTTTTTACACGGTGTAAATCATTGTTTTATTAAGTCTTCGCTGATATGCATCGGTGGCAGGATGAACAGAGACTTCTGGATTTGATATAGAAGACCGCCCTGCCCTCAGCCGCATTTTTGAAACCTACCCCAGCCCTAATTTTGGTTAGGTACCTGTCAAAGGCTGTCAGATGACCAATTCGTTACTCCCTGAGTGTCTTGATTGGTGAAATGCTAGACTAGGTAGTTAGTTACGCGCGGGGTGCAGATCATGTTTGTCTCGGCGCGTAGCTGGAATAGCAATCTCTCTCCCTTGCTTAGGCTATTGATGAATGGATGCATTCCCAACCACCGACGTCAATGTTTTAGAAGCTAATAGCATTCTGTGTCTCACAACTCCGCTGTCAACCTTGCTAGTACGAACAACCGCCTGCAGGcagcgaaaaaaaaaggcatGCGGGATCTTTCGCTGTCCCTAAACCGTTATTTGTCTGGTAGAAACAGGTTTAGATCAGTGACCAGAGCCTAGTGTCTCATCAAATTTGTCCTGAGTGGCCATAATACCAGCTCGGGAGAGACTACTCGTGCTACAGTGTAGTCTATCTAGTCTAGTAGCTCAGTCATAGCCAATCCGACTACAGGTTAGGATATACATCAGACGGCCCGTTGCGTGGCAAGGCGTTCTCATTCACAATGACGTTATGAAGGCACCAACGACGTGATTGTATCGAAAAAGTATATGTCTCGCAAGCCAAAGTTTCCGATCATTGTAGTTAATAGACCCAGCATTGCTAACAAAAGAAATTGAGGACAAGAGCTATTGGGTAAGCTTTGGTAGACAAGGGACAAGCCAGAATAATCCAGGGTCACAAGACGGTTAAGACATGATTTGTGTGTGTTTTGGCATTCTGCATTTTCAGCTGATCGGCAAGTTTTGTGACCTGAGACTTGCATCAGTTGCTTTTTTatttggtgattttcgaggcgtaagtcccaaagtatacatttaaaattaactcaTTAAAAAATAcagtttttaaacctagatactGATATAGGTCCtgtctaaaggtatatattataactcaTAAAgttagaattataataattactataaaagctctTATTCCTTCTAAAGGTTAGTTATTAAAcacttcctcatcaacatcaacatcaacatacAAAACCACACAACCACCGCACAAGATTGCATCAGTTGCGAATGTAACTTGACAAAAATCTGCGAGCTGCAAGACGCTTCATCGGGAAATGATGGTGTGTCCTATAATTAAGCTGCCGCTACGAATATCGGGTGTCGTTGAATCACAAATCAAACACATATCGAAATAGCTAGGAGGGTGACAGCGGGACGGCTATCTCAACCTTAAACCTTGTAAAAACCCCGACAGGCTGATTAGAAGAAGGCAAGGGACTGACATTCTACCTCAGTGTAACAAATCTAGATTGGACCATAATGAAATATAGTAGGACTGGTTTTATCTAGGTGCAAGGGAATTTCATTACTAGTCACATCGGGTCGTCTACAGATGAAGTAATTCATCTATCTTGCCTGGTATGTCGGTCCTCGATTGACGATCTACTGGGTCATCTATCAGCGACTGTTGGCTCACGAGTTCATCATCGAGACCAAGCTAGAGCAACACGAGTAACATTGACTTGAAAGTAGATGGCTTAAGGCTGCTGTCAAAAATCCCGTAATGTGTCAATTTCTGGTTCAACCTAATCCAGTAACGACGAACACTGTGAACCCACAACAGACGCTGAGCGACAAGCCGCGGTAGGCCCTCCGTGCCTCCgagatcctcatcatcctaCCAACACGAGGCTGGAGTCTTACTCATGGTGATCATGCTTCCTTTCGTCTTTCCCTTGAATCAGGTCACATTCGTAAGGCATTGTTTATGATGGATGGGAAGAGCTCACCCAGCCTTGGGACTCAGTCGAAACTCGTATACCCTTATGTCATAAAGATACGACCAAGAATCCAACAAGGTACAGTCATCTGAAACAGATTGGGAGGCGTCGATGCAACTTCCCAACGGCCATTGAAGTACAAAGTCACGTTATGCTATAGGCGGAGGCCCGACCAACAGAATCAATGTCTCAGTAGTTTGACTTTGAAAGTGACAAATTATGTAAGAGGTTTACCTCGGGGGAGCATTGGGCATAATGGCCTTCCGTACCTAGCGGACTGATACATGTTGAGTACATACATAGTGACATGGGGCAATAGAGTCAGCACTAGAACCATTCCTGCGCTACAATATTTGTTGCATCGGTATATCGTTTTGGAAAGGACATGCGTAGGCACATTAGCTCACAAGCCTGACGAAAACTACTATTGGATGGGTGTTATCAGGGGGAATAAAGTTTGTAGCGATGGAAGTTTTCCGACATGCTTGTTGGAGCAGTTGTTACACAGCATAGTAACTGGGCGAGTGAGCTTAGTTACTGGGCTGACCCAAAACGAAACAATAGTGCATCAAGTCTGCCTTGCGATGTTGCAGATCGCTGTTGAGCCACACACGCTTACAGTTACGTGCGCTCCATTTCCGCTCTTCCCCGCAACGCCTGCATAGAGTGGTCGAGACCACGGACTTGAGGAAAGGCATCTTTTTGTCGAGGCATGAGGAAAAGAACAAAGACGAAGtaagctttttcttccaTCATGATCCGTCTCATCTCATGTTAGCAGCACTGTTGCCCACTATGCCTTCCCTACAATCCTTCCTTTTTCTCTCCAAGTCTGAAGCGTCAGCCAGCAGAGACGCACGCATTACCAAACCATGTCAAATTCCCAGGAAAAACATAGGCCTAGCAGTCgatcatcttcaacatgaGCTTCTGGACATGTACTGGCAGGGTGTGGAACGTGAACTACCATACCTACTCCTCACATTCCGCCACTGGCAATCAGGCAAAGAGACATCACATTTACtcccagatgaagaagatcagCATATCCATGGTTACGATACATTCATTGATCAAGTATCCGATATCTCACGGCAATTCCATGAGCGAAACAAGAAGAGCCAAGAAtccaagaagcagaagaaaaccgaaaagaagaacaaaaatGAACCACCGTCGTACGATGAAGTACTACGTGGTCGAGGTTGGGATATCTTTGCCGATATGAAAAGTCAGAGCGTGAAAAGCGCTTTGAGAACTGCGCTGAGTGAGCGCAAGATAATGGACCCGACAAGACGACGAGTACGCATGCTTCTGCAATCAGCTCAGTTTCTCGATATTGACAAACTTATCGAGTGCCGCAATTGTGAAGAAGATGCCCCAATCTGGAAAATGCCGGCCTCGGCCCAGATGAAAGTGTCGTGCTACGATGCTCTAAACCAGCCTGTATTCGTTCCACAACGTTGTTCAGAATGTCAGACAATTATTCGGGGCTGTACATTTGCCGACATTACCAGTGAAGGTGTAATTATCTGTGAAGGATGTTATTGGGCAACACATTATGGTCAGGGACGTTTTGTCAAGCAGTACAAACATTCATGTCTACCTACTGCGCTGACGCCCGAAATGAGCCGTGAGCTTTGTTACTGCAGTACCGTCCGGCGACGCGATGCTCACGGACGCTCCCGATCGCTTTGGCCTATCGATCCAGTCGCTGACAGAGGGTATCATATACAAGGAGGCATGGGCCGAGTTGGATGTGGGCTCCACAAAGTCACTGATCTCCTTGCCGAGGCAAAGTATGCAACCATACAATCTCCGTCTCGAAAGAACGAGAGTCTGCTCAAACTAAGGCAGAAAGACCCTGCTATTGAAGAAGTACCAAGACCTGCAGGTGCCTCCAGAACACAGCTTCATAAACCGGAACATGACGAGACGTCCAGACCAGAATATGGGTATCATGGTGGGTCTAGGGCCTCTAAGCAAGAGGGTATTCCAACGTATCTACGGTCCACAATTGAAGAGAATCCGTATGAGAATGTGCAAATGTCCATTCGGTTTGGGCCTCTCATTATAGAAAATGGCGCTTCTGAGTAAGTTACTTCATAACATGTTTTCGAACTGGGAGCTAACAATGATAGGATGGACGGGGTCCTCATTGCAAGTCGTGATCCACCTTCTTTACAAGTTCCTCGCCAACCCCCGGAGAACATCACCAACTGCCTTCTTCTCACAGGACACACGGATCGTCTGCTTTATTCGCAAAACAGACCACGATATCCCAAGCGTTACAAAGCATTCATGAAGCAAGTCGTTGGTGGTGCTTTTTGTGATTTTTTTGACTCcgacaaagaagaagacctgaTAGATGCTTTCATCCATGAGAGCAACTATCTGGCTGATGGATACTCGAATTCCTCAGAGCAAAATGTCTTGCTGGACAAAAGTGCCAAACGACTGCTATTGCATGTCAAGGGCTATCTTGGGTCAAGAGTTCAAGCATACATTACAAACATCGCAACTCGCCTTCTTGATCCAAGGATTCATCTTGAATGGGACCGTCAATCCAACAGCTGCCAAACGTTCTGTGACAATCTCATCGACCGAGGATTATTTGGCTCTCTCTTCACTTCTGAACCATTCGATAACAAGCTCCAACCTTTCTATCTGATGAGCTTTGTTTGCCGACCTGGTGCCGAGGTTCCTGTACGGGC carries:
- a CDS encoding hypothetical protein (SECRETED:SignalP(1-18)~CAZy:GH28) — translated: MTKLGFVLVAALAGSAVAAPSAPAITQAPDVHAYDKRASSCTFSGSGGASKASKSQASCATIVLDNVAVPSGETLDLSKLKDNTKVIFKGTTTWGYKEWKGPLMKISGNKITVEGSGAILNAGGEKYWDGKGGNGGITKPKFFSAHKLTDSKINNLYVKNTPVQAVSINGVNGLEINKFTLDNKAGDSQGGHNTDAFDIGSSTGVTIDGAKVYNQDDCVAVNSGKNIIFKNGYCHGGHGLSIGSVGGRDDNVVDNVQFLNSEVTNSANGIRVKAFKNHTGKINKVTYSDITLSKIQKYGILVEQNYDGGDLHGNPTSGLPITSLTLKNIKGKNAVDSKGKNAAIVCGKGACTNWTWSNVQVSGGKKYDSCQNVPSVASC
- a CDS encoding hypothetical protein (SECRETED:SignalP(1-24)), yielding MKASLILALPAMAIAAVTPPSVEQRQLPDFDVLPLDIDCLRNVANIGRCFPNLGSGSPPTVGDLLDCVESLPTLVGSILQLAALRCIDLSDLPTKA